CATGCTGCGCGGCTTCTACGCCATGGAGATGACGCGGCTGGTCTTCTTCATCCAGGTCGCGGTGTCGGCCACCAACGTCCTGGTCGCCACCGTGCTGGTGCCCTCGCGCCCGGCCGAGGAGACGGCGCCGATGCTCGTCGTCGCCTACCTGGCGTCGTACGTCGTGGGCGCGGTGGTGAGCTTCACCCTGCTCCGGCGCACGGTGGGCGGGCTCGAGACGCCCCAGCTGCTCCGGTTCCTGGTGCGGATGGCCGTGGTGCTCGCCTTCGCGGGCGCGACGGCGTGGCTGGTCGGGCTCGCCCTGGCCGACCTCGGTGAGCGTCCCGGGCCCCTGGTCGGGCTGGTCCGGGGCGGGGCCAGCGCGCTGGCCGGGTTCGTGGTCGTGCTCGGCGGCGCCCGGTTGCTGCGCATCCGCGAGGTGACAACCGTGCTGGACACCGTCGCGGCGCGCCTCCGGCGCGGGTGAGACTGCCTAGAGTGGACCCGCAACCGGACGTGTGAGGAGAGGTGGGGTGAGCGGTGGCTGCGTCGATGCAGGCCGGTGACGTCCTCGCCGGGCGCTACCGCCTCGACGACCTCCTGGCCGAGTCGGGTGCCGGCCGGTTCTGGCGGGCCCACGACCTCGTGCTGCACCGCCCGGTCGCCGTCCACATCCTCGGCCGCGACGACGACCGCGCCCAGCCGCTCCTCGAGGCGGCGCGGCGCACCGGCCCGGTCATCGACCGGCGGCTGCTGCGGGTGCTCGACGCCGAGGAGGCCGACGGCCGCTGCTTCGTGGTCAACGAGTGGGGCCAGGGCGACTCCCTCGACATCCTGCTCACCCGCGAGGGGCCGATCGCCCCCCGCCGCGCCGCCTGGCTCGTCGCCGAGGTGGCCGACAGCCTCGTCGGGGCGCACGAGGCGGGGCTCGCCCACGGCTGCCTGACCCCCGAGCACGTGCTGGTCGACCAGCACGGCCAGGTACGCATCATCGGCTTCGGCGTCGAGGCCGCCCTGCGCGGCCTCCCGCCCGGTCGGGCGCAGGTCGACGACGTCGACCTGGTGGGGCTGCTCTACTGCGCGCTCACCGGCAAGTGGGCCGGGGTCTCCCCCTCCGCCCTGCCTCCCGCACCCGAGGTGCACGGGCGGGTGCTGCGCCCACGGCGGGTCCGCGCCGGCATCCCGCGGATGCTCGACGCGCTCTGCGACCAGGTGCTCAACCCCCAGCGCGAGGACGCCCCGCCGCCCTCGGCCCGCACCGTGCGCGACCTGCTCCTCGAGCACGTCGGGGAGACGACCGGCACCCACGTGCCCGCCCACCCCCTCCACGCCGTGCTTCCCATCGCCACCTCGTCGCCGCCCACCGTCTCCGGCGCGCCGCCCACCCCCGTCCTGGCCCCCGACCTGGCCCCCGACCTGGCCCCCGACCTGGCCCCCGGGGCCGCCACCCACACCGCCACCGAGGTCGAGGACGGCACCCGCACCGACGTCGAGCTGGTGGTCCCGTCCGGCTCGGACCCCGACACCGAGGTCGCCCCCCGGGTCGGTCCCGCGGCCGACGCCGACCCCGGGTCGCCGCCTGCCGACGCGTCGGCGCCCGCTCCCGCTCCCGCTCCCGCTCCGTCGGTGACCGACCTGCCCACCGAGGCCGGGATGCCGGTGTTCCACGACGACGACGAGGTCGACTGGCTGCGTGCGCGCGCGGAGCGGCCCGCGCCGCCGCCGCCGCTCGACGAGCCGGAGCCCAAGCCGCTCTTCGCCCCCGACCCGCCCGACGGTCAGCCCGTACGCCGCCCGCGCCCCGGCAGCCGGGCCGTCACCGACTCGTCCTACTGGCCGTGGGACTCGGGCCCCAACACCGACTCCGGCGTACGTCCGCTCGGGCGCGACACCGGGTCGTGGGCCTCCGGGTCGTGGTCGGACGACCGCTGGGACACCGGCGACGCCGACGACACCGGCGACCAGGTGCCCGGACGCCGCTGGATCCGGCTCGCGCTGATCATGGGCATCTGCCTGCTCGTGGGGGTGGCCGCCGTCGCCGTCTACCAGCTCGGGCTCAAGCCGCCCACGCCCGGCTCCGGCGACGAGCCGACCGCCACGGCCAGCCCCAGCGTGGCCGAGCCGACGGCCTTCGCCGACCTGAGTGCCGTCGACTTCGACCCGCAGGGCGCCGCCCCGCAGGAGGAGAACCCCGACTCGGTGCCCAACGTCCTCGACGGCGACCCGGCCACCTCGTGGTCGACCTCGACCTACGAGCAGAACTTCGGCCCGGCCGGCCTCAAGACCGGGGTCGGCCTCGTCGTCGACCTCGGCGCCACCAAGGCGGTGCGCCGGGTGGTCGTCTCCACCACCGGCGGACAGACCTCGCTCGCCGCCTACGTCACCTCCGAGCCGCCCACCGGCGTCGCCGAGCTCACCCCGGTCGGCACCGCCTCCGGCACCGGCGACCTGACGGTCGACCTCGACGAGGCGGTGTCCGGGCGCTACGTCACGGTCTGGCTCACCCTGCTGCCCCAGGTCGACGACGGCTTCCGCGGCACGATCACCGAGGTGCAGGTGCTCGGGTGAGCACCGCCGCGAGCGACGAGCGCTCCGACCAGGCGCTGCTGCAGGCCCACGTCGACGGCGACGCGGAGGCGTTCGGCGTGCTGTTCGCCCGCCACCGCGACCGCCTGTGGGCGGTCGCGCTGCGCACGATGGGCAACCCCGAGGACGCTGCCGACGGACTCCAGGACGCCATGATCGCGGCGTTCCGTCGCGCCGGCTCCTACCGCGGTGAGGCCGCCGTCACGACCTGGCTGCACCGGGTCGTGGTCAACGCGTGCCTCGACCGCATCCGGTCGGCGCGGATCCGGCGCCTCGAGGCGCTGCCCGACGACGTCGAGGACCGCGGCACCGTGGTGGCCACCGCGGTGCGCGACGACCGGCCCGACGAGGTCGCCGTCGACTCCGAGCGCCGTCGGCGCGTGCTCGACGCGCTCGCGACCCTGCCCGCCGAGCAGCGCGCCGCGCTCGTGCTGGTCGACATGGAGGGCTACCCCGTCGCGGAGGTGGCCCGGATGCTCGGGTGCGCGGAGGGCACGGTGAAGTCCCGCTGCTCGCGCGGACGCACCAAGCTGGCCGGGATCCTCGCCGACCTCCAGCACCCCGCCGGTGACCCGCCCCACGGGAACCCGCCGCCCGACGGTCCCGTCCAACCGAGCGTGCGGCCGCGGGGACCGCCCGCGCCCTGACCCCGTTCTCCGATCCCGACCCTGGTCCGTGACCGGGTCGCCTGACCCCGACCGTGACCACGCCGCGCCGCCCGAGGAGGTGAGCCCCGATGCCCGATCCCTCCGGGCTGCCACCCGAGCAGGAGGCCGTACGCCGTCTCCTCGCCGACGCGCGTCACGACGAGTCCACGCCTCCCGAGGTCGTCGCGCGCCTCGACGACACCCTGGCCTCGCTCGTCGCCGAGCGCGGTGCGGACGCGACGGCGTCGTCGTCGCCCGGGAGGATCGTCGACATCGGCTCGCGCCGGCGGCGCCGCGCCGGGATCGGGCTGCTGGCCGCCGCGTCGGTCGTGGTCGCCGGGGTCGCGATCGGCCAGGCCCTCCCCCGTGTCGGCTCCGACGACGCCAGCGCCGGGTCCTCCTCCGAGAGCTCGATCGCCGGGGCCCCCGCGCCGAGCCGCGACCCGAGCGCCCGCGACAGTGCCGGTGGCAGTGCCGACGACGGGGCCGACGACGGGGCCGGTGCGGCCGAGTCCGCGCCGGAGTCGCTCAAGAGCGGCGGTGCGACGGCGTTCGCGGGTCGTCCCACTCTCGCCTCAGCGGACTCCCGCCTCGACGACGAGCTGTTGGCGCTGCGCCCGCAGGCCTCCGCCCGGCACCGGGTGGTCGGCTCGCCCGACGCCGTCGACGGCTGCGACCTGCCGGACCTGGGCCGTGGGCGCCGCCTGCTCGTCGAGGTCGACGGCCAGCCCGGCGTGGTGGTGTTCCGTCGCCCCGACGGCGCTGCCCAGCAGGCCGAGGTCTACGTGTGCGGGATCACCGACCCGGTGCGCACCCTCACGCTGCCCGCGCCCTGAGCGCCCCTCCGCTGCGGAACAACACTCCCCTACGATCCGTTGAGGATGGCGTACCGCCCACCCCCCAGTCGATCCCGCAGGAGTCACTGACCACTCATGAGCACCAGCACCGAGACGCGCAACGTCATCATCATCGGCTCGGGCCCCTCGGGCTACACCGCCGCCGTCTACGCGGCCCGCGCCTCGCTCAACCCGCTCGTCCTCGAGGGCTCGGTCACCGCCGGTGGCGCGCTGATGAACACCACGGAGGTGGAGAACTTCCCCGGCTTCCGCGACGGCATCATGGGTCCGGCGCTGATGGACGAGATGCGCGCCCAGGCCGAGCGGTTCGGCGCCGAGCTGGTCTCCGACGACGTCGTCGAGGTCGACCTCACCGGTGAGGTGAAGGTCGTGAAGACCGCCACTGAGACCTACACCGCGCGCGCGGTGATCCTCGCCACCGGCTCGGGCTACCGCAAGCTCGGACTGCCCAACGAGGAGGAGCTCTCCGGGCGCGGCGTGTCGTGGTGCGCGACCTGCGACGGCTTCTTCTTCCGCGAGCAGCACATCGCGGTGGTCGGCGGTGGCGACTCGGCCATCGAGGAGGCGACCTTCCTGACCCGCTTCGGCTCCAAGGTCTCGCTGATCGTGCGCCGCGACGAGCTGCGCGCCTCCAAGATCATGCAGGAGCGGGCGTTCGCCGACCCCAAGCTCGAGATCGAGTGGAACTCGGTCGTGGAGAGCATCAACGGCAGCGACCGTCTCGAGTCGATCACCCTCAAGGACACCGTCACCGGCGAGACCCGCGAGCTGCCCGCCACCGGGCTGTTCATCGCGATCGGCCACGACCCGCGCTCGGAGCTGCTCACCGGGCAGGTCGACCTCGACGGCGACGGCTACGTGCTGGTCCGGCACCCCTCCACGGCCACCAACCTGCCCGGGGTGTTCGCCGCCGGCGACCTGGTCGACCACCACTACCGCCAGGCGATCACCGCCGCCGGCACCGGCTGCTCGGCCGCGCTCGACGCCGAGCGCTACCTCGCCGAGCTCGACCACACCGGGGCGACGGCCCGCCAGGCCCAGGACGACGTCGCGATGGACGCGCTCACCGACCAGGTGCAGACCGCCGGCCTCTGAGGCGCGCCCGGGAACATCTGCCCCCGACCCCGTGTTGGGACAGCACTGACTTCCGTCGCATCAACAGCATCGAGAGAGAGGCACACCCGTGGGCAACATCGCCGCCGTGACCGACGCCGAGTTCGAGGCGCAGGTCCTGAAGTCTGACAAGCCGGTCCTCGTGGACTTCTGGGCCGAGTGGTGCGGCCCGTGCCGCCAGGTCGCCCCGATCCTCGACGAGCTCAACGCCGAGCACGGCGACAAGCTCACGTTCCTCAAGATGAACGTCGACGAGAACCCCGTGACGCCGTCGTCCTACCGGGTCACCGGCATCCCGACGATCAACGTCTACCAGGGCGGCGAGGTCGTGAAGTCCATCGTGGGCGCCAAGCCCAAGGCCGCGCTGCTCAAGGAGCTCGACGGCATCATCTGAGCCCCACCTCTAGTCGCGCGAGGCGACCCGCACCGATCCGATCGGGCGGGTCGCCTTCTGCGTGGGGCGCACCACCCCCCAGACCTTCTCGAGGGCGAGCTCGACCTCGTCCTTCCAGCTCAGCGTCGTGCGCAGGTCCATCCGCAGCCGCGGCGTCGTCGGGTGCGCCCGCTGGACGGTGAAGCCCACCCGGCCGAGGAAGTCTGCCGGCAGCACGCACCCGACGGTGTGCCCCCGCGTGTCGCCGTAGGCCTCGATGGTGGTGTGACCTCGCTCGACCAGGTCGGCGGCCATCGACTGGACCAGCAGGCGTCCGAGTCCGCTGCGCCGCAGGGACGGCTCGACCCAGGCGGTGGCCGCGATGATCGCGTCGGGCGAGCCCGGGGCGGTCGGCAGGGCCGCGGCACCGGGCAGCCGCGGCACCGGGGCGTAGACGATGTGCCCGACCGTACGACCGTCGATGCGCACCACCCGCCCGCACGGACCCCACTCGCGTGTCACCGACGCGAGCCAGCGCTCCTTCTCGGCGATCCGGTCGGCGTCGTCGAGGCGCGAGCGCTCGACCGGGGTGAGCTCCCAGAACACGCACGAACGCACCGGGTCGGCCAGCTCTCGGAGGTGGTCGAGCGTCAGGTACGCGGTCTTGCGGGACACGTCTCGATGCTAGACCGCGACCGCGCCTGAGAGGATGAGGCGTGCGCCCGATCCGACAGAGCAAGAAGCTGCAAGGTGTCCGCTACGACGTCCGCGGCCCGATCCTGCTGGAGGCGCAGCGGCTCGAGGCCGAGGGCCACCGGATCCTCAAGCTCAACATCGGCAACACCGCCCCGTTCGGGTTCGAGGCGCCCGAGCAGATCCTCGCCGACATGATCCACCACCTGCCCCAGTCGCAGGGCTACGCCGACAGCCAGGGCATCTGGTCGGCGCGCACCGCCGTCATGCACTACTACCAGTCGCGCGGGCTGCGCGACGTGGGCGTCGAGGACGTCTTCATCGGCAACGGCGTGTCCGAGCTGATCTCGATGGTGCTCCAGGCGTTCGTCGACGACGGCAACGAGATCCTCGTGCCGGCCCCCGACTACCCGCTGTGGACGGGCGCCGTGACGCTCGCCGGTGGCGTCCCCGTGCACTACCGGTGCGACGAGGCCAACGAGTGGAACCCCGACCTCGCCGACATCGAGGCCAGGATCACCGAGAACACCCACGCCATCGTCATCATCAACCCCAACAACCCCACGGGCGCCGTCTACAGCGCGGAGACCGTCAAGGCCCTCGTCGACATCGCGCGGCGCCACCAGCTCGTCGTGATGGCCGACGAGATCTACGAGAAGATCCTGTTCGAGGACGCCCAGCACCACCACGCGGCGACCTACGGCGGCAACGACGTGCTGTGCCTGACGTTCTCGGGGCTGTCCAAGGCCTACCGGGTGTGCGGCTACCGCGCCGGCTGGGTGATGATCTCGGGGCCCAAGGAGATCGCGACCGACTTCCTCGAGGGGCTCACGCTCATCGCCAACATGCGCATGTGCGGCAACGTGCCCGCCCAGCACGCCATCCAGACCGCCCTGGGCGGCTACCAGTCCATCGAGGAGTTCATCGGCCCCGGAGGACGCTTCTACGAGCAGTCCATGCTCGCCCACCGGCTCCTCAACGAGATCCCCGGCGTCAGCAACGTCAAGCCGCGCGGGGCCCTCTACTGCTTCCCGCGGCTCGACCCGGCCGTCTACGCGGTCGATGACGACCAGGAGCTGGTGCTCGACCTACTGCGGGCCAAGAAGATCCTCGTCACGCACGGCACAGGGTTCAACTGGCCCGAGCCCGACCACTTCCGGCTGGTGACGCTGCCCGAGGCGTCGGTGCTCGAGGAGGCCATCGGGCGCATCGCCGACTTCCTCGCCACGCGACGCTGATCACGAACGGTCGCCGCGCCGCTCGGGCGACCCCTAGGCTCCTCGCCATGCGCGATGTGACCTACCCGCCGATCATCGTCACCGCCAAGACGGCCTTCCGCCTCCTCGGCCAGGACATCAGGCTCTGCGGCACCGACCACGTGCCCCGCGAGGGGGGCGTGCTGCTGGCGTTCAACCACGTCAGCTACCTCGACTTCATCTACGGCGGGCTCGCCGCCCACCCGTCGCGACGGCTGGTCCGGTTCATGGCCAAGCGCGAGATCTTCGACCACCGCATCGGCGGTCCGGTCATGCGCTCGATGCATCACGTCCGGGTCGACCGGGGCGAGGGCGTGGAGAGCTTCCACCAGGCCGTCGACCTGCTCCGCCGCGGGGAGGCGGTCGGGATCTTCCCCGAGGCCACCATCTCGCGCGCCATGGAGCTCAAGGAGTTCAAGACCGGTGCCGTCCGCATCGCCGCCGCGGCCGACGTTCTGCTCCTGCCCGTGATCCTGTGGGGCACCCAGCGGATGATGACCAAGGACCACCCGCGCGACTTCTCCCGCGGGCGCGCCATCTCGATCACCGTGGGCGAGCCCCTGCACTCGACGGGCGACGACCCGGTGGGTGAGACCGCGCAGCTCCACGACCGGATGTCCGAGCTGCTGCGCGAGACCATCGCCGCCCACCCGGCTGCGGAGCAGCCGCCGGGCTCGTGGTGGCTGCCCGCGTCGATGGGAGGCGGTGCCCCCACGCTCGAGCAGGCCGCGCGGCTCGACGCCGAGGAGAAGCGCGAGCGCGCCCGGCGCCGCGCCGAGAAGCGTGCCTCCACGCGGGCAGCGATGCCGGCAGACAAGCAGCCAGAGCGCTAGATCGATCTGTCGCTAGGTCGCCACATCGTTACATCGATTGAGCGACATGTCGCTTTGTCGACATTGGTCGACCGCCTGGTCGAGACCGCGCACACCGGCCCCGGATCGGACGTGGTGTGTCGGCCCGCCCACCGTCAGATCGGGCGGTCGTCCCGGTTGCGCGGGTCCATGATGTCGACGATCCGGCGCAGGTCGTCGAGGCTGGCGAACTCGACGGTGATCTTGCCCTTGGCCTTGCCGAGATCGACCTTGACGCGCGTCTCGAGCCGGTCGGAGAGCCGGTCGGCGAGCTCGCCGAGACCGGGCGCGACGGGCTTGTTGCGCCGCACCCGGGGGGCGGCCTCCTCGACACCGACCGACACGATCTCCTCGAGCCCGCGCACCGAGATGCCCTCGGCGGTGACCCGTGCAGCGAGCTTGTCCTGGAGCGCCGCGTCGTCGACCGAGAGGAGCGCGCGTGCGTGCCCGGCCGAGAGCACTCCCGCAGCGACGCGCCGCTGGACGGCGGGAGAGAGCTTGAGCAGCCGCAGGGTGTTGGAGATCTGCGGTCGCGAGCGACCGATGCGCTGGGCCAGCTCCTCGTGGGTGCAGCCGAAGTCCTCGAGCAGCTGACCGTAGGCCGCCGCCTCCTCGAGGGGGTTGAGCTGGGAGCGGTGGAGGTTCTCCAGCAGGGCGTCGCGGAGCATGTCCTCGTCGTCGGTCTCGCGCACGATCGCGGGGATCGTGTCGCGGCCGGCCTGCTGGGAGGCCCGCCACCGGCGTTCACCCATGATGAGCTCGTAGCTCTCCTCGCCCGTGCGCCGCACCACCACCGGCTGCAGGAGACCGACCTCACGGATGGAGTGCACCAGCTCGGCGAGTGCCTCCTCCTCGAAGACCTGCCGCGGCTGGCGGGCGTTGGGCCGCACCTGGGCGATCGGCAGCTCGGCGAAGTAGGCGCCCGCGCCGGGAGCAGCGGCGCCCGCGTCCGCGGCGGCCGGGACCGCGGCGGCCGGTCCGCCACGGTCGGACGACGGCGCAGCGGCGGCGTCGGGCGTCGAAGGAGCGGGCTGGCTGGGCGTCGTGGGGATCAGCGAGCCCAGGCCACGACCCAGCCCGCGGCGCGGTGCGTTGGCGCTCATGCCTGGACCTCGATCATGTAGATGCTCCCTTGGTCGCGATCTCACGGGCGGCCTCCAGGTAGGAGAGTGCTCCCGCCGACGCCGGATCGTAGGTCATCACGGTCTGCCCGTAGGACGGCGCCTCCGAGACCCGCACGGACCGCGGGACGGCGGTCTTGAGCACCTGGTCCCCGAAGTGTCCACGGACCTCCTCGGCCACGCCGGCCGCGAGCCGGGTGCGGGCGTCGTACATCGTGAGCAGGATGGTCGAGATGGTCAGGCGGGGGTTGAGGTGCTGACGCACCATCTCCACCGTCTCCAGCAGCATCCCGAGGCCCTCGAGCGCGTAGTACTCCGCCTGGATCGGGATGAACATCTCCCGCCCCGCCACGAGCGCGTTGAGGGTGAGCAGCCCGAGCGACGGGGGGCAGTCGACGAGGACGTAGTCGAACCGCTCCTCGCCCGCGTCGGCCGCGCTCCCCACGAGGGGGTGGGCGGTGATGGCGCGGTCGAGCCGCTGCTCGCGCGCCACCACGCTGACGAGCTCGATCTCGGCCCCCGCCAGGTCGATCGTGGCCGGTACGACCCACAGGCCGGGCAGGTCGCCGCACTCGGTCATCACGTCGGCCAGCGGAGCGCCCTCGACGAGCATGTCGTAGGTCGACGGGACGCCACGGTGGTGGTCGATGCCGAGGGCCGTCGAGGCGTTGCCCTGCGGGTCGAGGTCGATGACCAGGACCTTCTGGCCGAGCTGGGCCAGGCCCGCCGCGACGTTGACCGTCGACGTCGTCTTGCCGACCCCGCCCTTCTGGTTGGCCACGACCATCACCCGGGTCGCCGGGGGACGTGCGACACCCTGACGGCGCAGTCCGCCGGTCCGCGCGAGCACCGAGTGCTGGGCGGCCTGGGCCAGTGGGGTCGCCTGGTCCGCGAAGTCGGTGTCCTGACCCGCGAGCTCGCCGGCGGTGCGCACCTGCCACGCCGGCTTGGTTTCACGTGAAACACCGCGGGTCGGGACGGGCGGCTCCGTCGCCGGGCGCTCGCTGGTTCCACGTGAAACATCGTCCTCAGACGGCGAGGATGGCACGGGCCGGTTGTCCCCGTTCTGTGGATGACCCACACCAAACTGTGGATAATCCCGCTCACCCCCCCCTGCCGCGTCGGTGGAAAACGGGTACGGCCGATCGCCGGAACGCCAGTGCTCACCGCCCTCGGGAACGCCGCCGCGCCCGTCGTCGGTGCCATCAGTGTGGACGGTGGGATCGTCATGGGGGCCGTGGCTCAACTCAGCTCACCTCTCGCTTGGTCGCTCGTCGGTCCCCGCGCGCGGGCCGCTTGGTGGGGGGCGTGTTCCGGTGCCCGCGGGCAAGAGGCCAACCTATCCGGCCCGGATCGGCCCACGGCACCCGGAGGACCGTCGTCGGCGGATCGAGCACGCCGACGCCGACCTCGAACACCTCGGGCTCGCCGCACCGCCAGCGACGCAGCACCGCACGGGAGGCCGCGATCTCGTCGTGCACCGACCGACCCTTCATCGCCACGAGTGCGCCGGTCGGCGCCACCAGCGGCATCGACCAGCCCAACAGCCGGTCGAGCGGGGCCACCGCGCGGGAGGTCACCACGTCGTACGTCTCGATGCCGTGCAGCTCCTCCGCCCGTCCCCGCACCACGCGCACGTGCGTCAGCCCGAGCTCGGCGACCACCTCGTCGAGGAACGTCGTGCGCCGTAGCAGCGGCTCCACCAGCGTCACCGCCAGGTCGGGACGTGCGATCGCGACCACGACACCGGGCAGGCCTGCTCCGGTGCCGATGTCGCACACCGTCGATCCGTCCGGGATCGCCTCGGCGAGCACGGCTGAGTTGAGCAGGTGCCGATCCCAGAGTCGCGGCGCCTCCCGCGGGCCGATCAGCCCACGCACGACGCCCTCGGTCGCCAAGAGTTCGGCGTAGCGCTCCGCAAGCGGCAGCCGGTCGGACGCGAACACCCCCCGCGCCTCGGGAGGCACGGAGGGTGTTTCACGTGAAACGTCGTCACTCACGCCGGGAGGATCACCACGTGTCGCTTGGGCTCCGCGCCCTCGGACTCCGAGGTGAGTCCGGCGGCGGCGACCGCGTCGTGGACGACCTTGCGCTCGAAGGCACTCATCGGGTCGAGCGAGACCGGCTGGCCCAATTCCCTCACCTGGGCGATGGACGTCTCGGCCAGGGCGACGAGGCGCTCGCGCTGCTGGGCGCGGTGTCCGTCGATGTCGAGCATCAGGCGCGAGCGCTCGCCGGTCTCGCGGTAGACCGCGAGACGGGTCAACTCCTGGAGCGCCTCCAGCACCTCGCCGTTGCGCCCCACGAGCAGGCTCAGGTCCGCGCCGCCGATCTGCACGCTCGCGCGGTCACCCTCGACGTCCATGTCGAGGTCACCGTCGAGGTCGGCGATGTCGAGGAGCTCCTCGAGGTAGTCGGCGGCGATGTCACCCTCGTTCTCGAGGCGCTGCACCTTGGACGGGCGCGCGGCACCGGCCTCGTCCGCGCCGGCCTCGTCCGCACCGGCGGTGTCGACGGGTGCGGCGTCGACGTGGGTGGTGGCCCCGCCGTCGGGGGTGGCCTCGGTGGTCTCGCCGTCGGTCAGCTGCTCGCTCACGTGTGTCTCCTGGTCTCGATCACGGAGGACGGCGTCCGCAGGGTCGCCGTCCCGGGAAGTCTGGTCAGCGCTTCTTCTTCTGGTTGCGCTGGGCCTTGGTCTGGCGCTGCGGCTGCTGCCGGGACTGCGACTTCTCCGCGCGCCTGGCCTCCGCCTCCGCTGCGAGCCGCTCCTCCTCGAGCTGCGCGGGCGTCTTCTGTCCCTTGCGGGCCGCCTTCGCGCGGTCGCGCTGCTCCTTGGCGTCGGCCGCGGGCGTGCCGGGCGCGGGGTTGTTGCGGATCACGTAGAACTGCTGGCCCATCGTCCACAGGTTGGAGGTCGTCCAGTAGAAGAGGACGCCGACGGGGAACGCGATGCCACCCACGGCGAAGACGACCGGAAGGACGTAGAGCAGCATCTTCTGCTGCTGGGCGTACGGGCCGGAGAGCGCGTCGGCCGGCATGTTCTTGCTCATCAGCTGGCGCTGGGTCAGGAACGTCGTCGCCGTCATGGCGAGCACGAGGAACGCGGCGAGCACCCGAACGCCGATGTCGTCGGTGTTGAGGAACGTGTCGGAGATCTTGGCCCCGAGGAAGATCGCGTCGCCGAACTGCGTGTTGAGCTGCTCGGTCATCAGGCCGCGCTCGTGCGAGGGG
The sequence above is drawn from the Nocardioides sp. zg-1228 genome and encodes:
- a CDS encoding lysophospholipid acyltransferase family protein, which translates into the protein MRDVTYPPIIVTAKTAFRLLGQDIRLCGTDHVPREGGVLLAFNHVSYLDFIYGGLAAHPSRRLVRFMAKREIFDHRIGGPVMRSMHHVRVDRGEGVESFHQAVDLLRRGEAVGIFPEATISRAMELKEFKTGAVRIAAAADVLLLPVILWGTQRMMTKDHPRDFSRGRAISITVGEPLHSTGDDPVGETAQLHDRMSELLRETIAAHPAAEQPPGSWWLPASMGGGAPTLEQAARLDAEEKRERARRRAEKRASTRAAMPADKQPER
- a CDS encoding pyridoxal phosphate-dependent aminotransferase, whose translation is MRPIRQSKKLQGVRYDVRGPILLEAQRLEAEGHRILKLNIGNTAPFGFEAPEQILADMIHHLPQSQGYADSQGIWSARTAVMHYYQSRGLRDVGVEDVFIGNGVSELISMVLQAFVDDGNEILVPAPDYPLWTGAVTLAGGVPVHYRCDEANEWNPDLADIEARITENTHAIVIINPNNPTGAVYSAETVKALVDIARRHQLVVMADEIYEKILFEDAQHHHAATYGGNDVLCLTFSGLSKAYRVCGYRAGWVMISGPKEIATDFLEGLTLIANMRMCGNVPAQHAIQTALGGYQSIEEFIGPGGRFYEQSMLAHRLLNEIPGVSNVKPRGALYCFPRLDPAVYAVDDDQELVLDLLRAKKILVTHGTGFNWPEPDHFRLVTLPEASVLEEAIGRIADFLATRR
- the trxA gene encoding thioredoxin; translation: MGNIAAVTDAEFEAQVLKSDKPVLVDFWAEWCGPCRQVAPILDELNAEHGDKLTFLKMNVDENPVTPSSYRVTGIPTINVYQGGEVVKSIVGAKPKAALLKELDGII
- a CDS encoding protein kinase family protein; the protein is MAASMQAGDVLAGRYRLDDLLAESGAGRFWRAHDLVLHRPVAVHILGRDDDRAQPLLEAARRTGPVIDRRLLRVLDAEEADGRCFVVNEWGQGDSLDILLTREGPIAPRRAAWLVAEVADSLVGAHEAGLAHGCLTPEHVLVDQHGQVRIIGFGVEAALRGLPPGRAQVDDVDLVGLLYCALTGKWAGVSPSALPPAPEVHGRVLRPRRVRAGIPRMLDALCDQVLNPQREDAPPPSARTVRDLLLEHVGETTGTHVPAHPLHAVLPIATSSPPTVSGAPPTPVLAPDLAPDLAPDLAPGAATHTATEVEDGTRTDVELVVPSGSDPDTEVAPRVGPAADADPGSPPADASAPAPAPAPAPSVTDLPTEAGMPVFHDDDEVDWLRARAERPAPPPPLDEPEPKPLFAPDPPDGQPVRRPRPGSRAVTDSSYWPWDSGPNTDSGVRPLGRDTGSWASGSWSDDRWDTGDADDTGDQVPGRRWIRLALIMGICLLVGVAAVAVYQLGLKPPTPGSGDEPTATASPSVAEPTAFADLSAVDFDPQGAAPQEENPDSVPNVLDGDPATSWSTSTYEQNFGPAGLKTGVGLVVDLGATKAVRRVVVSTTGGQTSLAAYVTSEPPTGVAELTPVGTASGTGDLTVDLDEAVSGRYVTVWLTLLPQVDDGFRGTITEVQVLG
- the trxB gene encoding thioredoxin-disulfide reductase; translation: MSTSTETRNVIIIGSGPSGYTAAVYAARASLNPLVLEGSVTAGGALMNTTEVENFPGFRDGIMGPALMDEMRAQAERFGAELVSDDVVEVDLTGEVKVVKTATETYTARAVILATGSGYRKLGLPNEEELSGRGVSWCATCDGFFFREQHIAVVGGGDSAIEEATFLTRFGSKVSLIVRRDELRASKIMQERAFADPKLEIEWNSVVESINGSDRLESITLKDTVTGETRELPATGLFIAIGHDPRSELLTGQVDLDGDGYVLVRHPSTATNLPGVFAAGDLVDHHYRQAITAAGTGCSAALDAERYLAELDHTGATARQAQDDVAMDALTDQVQTAGL
- the sigM gene encoding RNA polymerase sigma factor SigM, translated to MSTAASDERSDQALLQAHVDGDAEAFGVLFARHRDRLWAVALRTMGNPEDAADGLQDAMIAAFRRAGSYRGEAAVTTWLHRVVVNACLDRIRSARIRRLEALPDDVEDRGTVVATAVRDDRPDEVAVDSERRRRVLDALATLPAEQRAALVLVDMEGYPVAEVARMLGCAEGTVKSRCSRGRTKLAGILADLQHPAGDPPHGNPPPDGPVQPSVRPRGPPAP
- a CDS encoding ParB/RepB/Spo0J family partition protein, which codes for MSANAPRRGLGRGLGSLIPTTPSQPAPSTPDAAAAPSSDRGGPAAAVPAAADAGAAAPGAGAYFAELPIAQVRPNARQPRQVFEEEALAELVHSIREVGLLQPVVVRRTGEESYELIMGERRWRASQQAGRDTIPAIVRETDDEDMLRDALLENLHRSQLNPLEEAAAYGQLLEDFGCTHEELAQRIGRSRPQISNTLRLLKLSPAVQRRVAAGVLSAGHARALLSVDDAALQDKLAARVTAEGISVRGLEEIVSVGVEEAAPRVRRNKPVAPGLGELADRLSDRLETRVKVDLGKAKGKITVEFASLDDLRRIVDIMDPRNRDDRPI
- a CDS encoding GNAT family N-acetyltransferase, producing MSRKTAYLTLDHLRELADPVRSCVFWELTPVERSRLDDADRIAEKERWLASVTREWGPCGRVVRIDGRTVGHIVYAPVPRLPGAAALPTAPGSPDAIIAATAWVEPSLRRSGLGRLLVQSMAADLVERGHTTIEAYGDTRGHTVGCVLPADFLGRVGFTVQRAHPTTPRLRMDLRTTLSWKDEVELALEKVWGVVRPTQKATRPIGSVRVASRD